Proteins from one Microbacterium sp. Root553 genomic window:
- a CDS encoding bifunctional [glutamine synthetase] adenylyltransferase/[glutamine synthetase]-adenylyl-L-tyrosine phosphorylase, with protein MARSDDSVSLSALARLGFAELSEAAANLAELAELLGLERSMLLGEADGADPDSAVEGMLRVARRDPSAIAGLFADPRARRRLWRVFGASQGFADFFLRHPGEIAVLGEAAAELPTAQQLRERMLDAVGAVDGFAASGDDDAVVTLRVAYRRNLAAIAAIDLTVHNPVRIVGDVGAALADIAGAALEASLAIARRRLSDSLTPEQVAATRLAIIGMGKAGARELNYVSDVDVIFVGGTTDEEVVSEARAIDIATRLARETMRGLSGIEVEPPLWEVDAALRPEGKQGALVRSLASHLAYYDRWAKSWEFQALLKARPLAGDPELGEAYVAGVQPKIFSSAARENFVDSVQRMRERVMEHIDPEDAPYQLKLGAGGLRDIEFTVQLLQLVHGLTDPRLRTRGTLESLDALVEGGYIGRAEAASFADDYCILRLMEHRLQLRELSRTHLMPRTPAGLRVLARSTGLGESGEAIWARWEGVRREVRDIHTRLFYRPLLSAVASLPEEERTLSTAQAHDRLMAIGFRDPAGALRHIGALTTGLSRKATIQRHLMPVMVRWFADGSDPDYALIAFRRISERLGDTPWFLRMLRDSSGAAESLTRLLSSSRYVGELMEWIPESVAWLDSSDLLRPRSGAAIDEEARAIQTRHRDIGDALQAVRALRRRELLRTAMGGVLDVLSIEQVATSLTEITDATIQAALRAVRREFVTADDESLDFAVIGMGRFGGAELGFGSDADILYVYDANGIDPQRAQALATRIVSGLREHLTDHRVPLDLDADLRPEGRNGPVVRSIDAYAEYYRRWSLSWEAQALLRARGVAGSVTLIEKFTALADSIRYPAQIDLQGTREIKRIKARVEGERLPQGVDPRRHLKLGPGTLSDVEWLVQLLQLQHAHDVPELRTTSTLGALDAAVTAGLVPAESADLLREAWLLSSRLRSAITLFTGKTSDVLPTGPRELDAIGRLLGYPDRSASVLDDDYLGVTRRARRAFEQLFYG; from the coding sequence ATGGCCCGTTCGGACGACTCCGTCTCCCTGTCCGCGCTGGCACGGCTCGGCTTCGCCGAGCTCAGTGAGGCGGCGGCCAATCTCGCGGAGCTCGCCGAGCTGCTCGGTCTCGAGAGATCGATGCTGCTCGGCGAGGCCGACGGGGCGGATCCCGACTCCGCGGTGGAGGGGATGCTCCGCGTCGCGCGTCGCGATCCGTCAGCCATCGCCGGGCTGTTCGCCGATCCGCGGGCACGGCGACGCCTCTGGCGTGTCTTCGGTGCCTCGCAGGGGTTCGCCGACTTCTTCCTGCGGCATCCCGGTGAGATCGCGGTGCTGGGCGAGGCAGCGGCCGAGCTCCCGACGGCTCAGCAGCTGCGCGAGCGGATGCTGGACGCCGTCGGCGCGGTCGACGGCTTCGCCGCGTCCGGCGATGACGACGCCGTGGTCACCCTGCGCGTCGCCTACCGCCGCAATCTCGCGGCGATCGCGGCGATCGACCTCACCGTGCACAACCCCGTGCGCATCGTCGGCGACGTCGGCGCCGCCCTCGCGGACATCGCAGGCGCGGCGCTGGAGGCGTCGCTGGCGATCGCCCGGCGTCGACTCTCCGACTCGCTGACCCCGGAGCAGGTCGCCGCGACCCGACTCGCGATCATCGGCATGGGCAAGGCCGGTGCCAGGGAGCTGAACTACGTCAGCGACGTCGACGTGATCTTCGTGGGTGGCACCACCGATGAAGAGGTGGTGTCGGAGGCCCGGGCGATCGACATCGCGACGCGGCTCGCGCGCGAGACGATGCGCGGTCTCAGCGGCATCGAGGTCGAACCGCCCCTGTGGGAGGTCGATGCGGCGCTGCGGCCGGAGGGCAAGCAGGGCGCGCTCGTGCGGTCGCTGGCCTCGCACCTGGCGTACTACGACCGCTGGGCGAAGAGCTGGGAGTTCCAGGCGCTGTTGAAGGCGCGTCCGTTGGCGGGCGATCCTGAGCTCGGCGAGGCGTACGTCGCAGGCGTGCAGCCGAAGATCTTCTCCAGCGCGGCGAGGGAGAACTTCGTCGACAGCGTGCAGCGCATGCGCGAGCGCGTGATGGAGCACATCGACCCCGAGGACGCGCCGTATCAGCTGAAGCTGGGCGCGGGAGGTCTTCGCGACATCGAGTTCACGGTGCAGCTGCTGCAGCTTGTGCACGGCCTCACCGACCCGCGGCTGCGCACGAGGGGGACGCTGGAGTCCCTCGACGCGCTGGTCGAGGGGGGCTACATCGGACGCGCCGAGGCGGCGTCGTTCGCCGACGACTACTGCATCCTCCGGCTGATGGAGCACCGCCTGCAGCTGCGGGAGCTGAGCCGTACCCACCTGATGCCGCGCACCCCCGCAGGGTTGCGGGTGCTCGCGCGCAGCACGGGACTGGGGGAGTCGGGCGAGGCGATCTGGGCACGATGGGAGGGCGTTCGCCGCGAGGTCCGCGACATCCACACCCGCCTGTTCTACCGACCGCTGCTGAGCGCCGTCGCCTCGCTCCCCGAGGAGGAGCGCACGCTGTCGACCGCACAGGCGCACGACAGGCTGATGGCGATCGGCTTCCGTGACCCCGCGGGCGCGCTCCGACACATCGGCGCCCTGACCACGGGGCTCAGCCGCAAGGCGACGATCCAGCGACACCTCATGCCGGTGATGGTGCGCTGGTTCGCCGACGGCAGCGACCCCGACTACGCCCTGATCGCATTCCGCCGGATCAGCGAGCGACTGGGCGACACTCCCTGGTTCCTTCGGATGCTGCGCGACTCCTCCGGTGCGGCCGAGAGTCTCACGCGCCTCCTGTCGTCGTCGCGGTACGTGGGCGAGCTCATGGAGTGGATCCCCGAATCCGTCGCGTGGCTCGACAGCAGCGACCTCCTGCGACCGCGCAGCGGAGCGGCGATCGATGAGGAGGCGCGCGCCATCCAGACGCGCCACCGAGACATCGGCGACGCGCTGCAGGCGGTTCGGGCGCTGCGACGTCGGGAGCTTCTGCGCACCGCGATGGGCGGGGTGCTCGACGTGCTCTCGATCGAGCAGGTCGCGACATCGCTCACCGAGATCACGGATGCCACGATCCAGGCAGCTCTGCGTGCGGTGCGCCGGGAGTTCGTGACCGCGGACGACGAGTCGCTCGATTTCGCCGTCATCGGCATGGGGAGATTCGGTGGCGCGGAGCTCGGATTCGGCTCGGACGCCGACATCCTCTACGTGTACGACGCCAACGGGATCGACCCGCAGCGGGCCCAGGCGCTGGCGACGAGGATCGTCTCGGGCCTGCGCGAGCATCTGACGGATCACCGGGTGCCGCTCGATCTCGACGCCGATCTGCGCCCGGAGGGACGCAACGGTCCCGTGGTGCGCTCGATCGACGCATACGCCGAGTACTACCGCCGGTGGTCGCTCTCCTGGGAGGCGCAGGCACTGCTGCGTGCGCGCGGTGTGGCCGGCAGCGTGACGCTGATCGAGAAGTTCACGGCCCTCGCGGACAGCATCCGCTACCCCGCGCAGATCGATCTGCAGGGCACTCGCGAGATCAAGCGCATCAAGGCCAGGGTGGAGGGGGAGCGGCTGCCGCAGGGTGTGGATCCCCGGCGTCATCTCAAGCTCGGGCCCGGCACCCTGAGCGACGTCGAGTGGCTCGTGCAGCTATTGCAGCTGCAGCATGCGCACGACGTGCCCGAGCTGCGCACGACGTCGACGCTCGGAGCGCTGGACGCCGCCGTGACCGCGGGGCTCGTACCTGCGGAGTCGGCCGATCTGCTGCGCGAGGCGTGGCTGCTGTCGAGCCGCCTCCGCTCCGCCATCACGCTCTTCACGGGCAAGACCAGCGACGTGCTGCCGACCGGACCGAGGGAGCTCGATGCGATCGGCCGTCTGCTGGGCTACCCCGACCGTTCGGCGAGCGTGCTCGACGACGATTATCTCGGCGTGACGCGGCGGGCCAGAAGGGCGTTCGAGCAGCTGTTCTACGGCTAG
- the glnA gene encoding type I glutamate--ammonia ligase, with amino-acid sequence MDKQRDFVLRTIEERGVKFVRLWFTDVIGTLKSVAIAPAEVEGAFAEGIGFDGSAIEGLTRSYESDLLAQPDPTTFQTLPWRGEIDPTARMFCDITTPDGRPAVSDPRHVLKRTLAKAADAGFTFYTHPEIEFYLLKSSSFGPEGPVPVDSAGYFDNVPGGTAHDFRRRSVRMLEDLGISVEFSHHEGGPGQNEIDLRYADALTMADNVMTFRTVIKEVAIEQGVYATFMPKPLSGHPGSGMHTHMSLFEGERNAFYEEGAKYQLSKTGRHFIAGLLRHANEMAAVTNQFVNSYKRLWGGDEAPSFVTWGHNNRSALVRVPMYKPNKGGSSRVEYRALDSAANPYLAYALMLAAGLKGIEEEYELPPEAEDNVWSLSDAERRALGYAALPASLDHALEYMESSELVAETLGESVFNYVLLNKRKEWEAYRGQVTPLELKNNLELL; translated from the coding sequence ATGGACAAGCAGAGGGATTTCGTCCTCCGGACGATCGAAGAGCGCGGCGTCAAGTTCGTGCGACTGTGGTTCACCGATGTGATCGGAACGTTGAAGTCGGTCGCGATCGCTCCGGCCGAGGTCGAGGGCGCATTCGCCGAGGGGATCGGCTTCGACGGCTCGGCCATCGAGGGGCTGACTCGCAGCTACGAGTCGGACCTGCTCGCCCAGCCCGACCCGACCACCTTCCAGACGCTGCCGTGGCGCGGCGAGATCGACCCCACGGCGCGCATGTTCTGCGACATCACGACGCCCGACGGACGCCCCGCCGTCTCCGACCCGCGGCACGTGCTCAAGCGCACACTCGCGAAGGCCGCCGACGCCGGATTCACCTTCTACACGCATCCCGAGATCGAGTTCTACCTGCTCAAGTCGTCGTCGTTCGGCCCTGAGGGTCCCGTCCCGGTCGACTCCGCCGGATACTTCGACAACGTCCCCGGCGGCACCGCACACGACTTCCGTCGGCGGTCGGTGCGCATGCTCGAAGACCTCGGCATCTCGGTCGAGTTCAGCCACCACGAGGGTGGGCCCGGGCAGAACGAGATCGATCTGCGGTACGCGGATGCTCTGACGATGGCCGACAACGTGATGACGTTCCGTACGGTCATCAAAGAGGTCGCGATCGAGCAGGGCGTGTACGCCACGTTCATGCCCAAGCCGTTGAGCGGACACCCCGGAAGCGGCATGCACACGCACATGTCGCTGTTCGAGGGCGAGCGCAACGCCTTCTACGAGGAGGGCGCGAAGTACCAGCTGTCGAAGACCGGTCGGCACTTCATCGCCGGCCTCCTGCGCCACGCCAACGAGATGGCGGCCGTGACCAACCAGTTCGTCAACTCGTACAAGCGTCTGTGGGGCGGTGACGAAGCGCCCAGCTTCGTCACGTGGGGCCACAACAACCGTTCGGCTCTCGTGCGCGTGCCGATGTACAAGCCGAACAAGGGCGGATCGTCTCGCGTGGAGTACCGCGCTCTCGACTCAGCGGCGAACCCGTACCTCGCGTACGCGCTCATGCTCGCGGCGGGTCTCAAGGGCATCGAGGAGGAGTACGAGCTCCCTCCCGAGGCCGAGGACAACGTCTGGTCCCTCAGCGATGCGGAACGACGCGCTCTGGGCTATGCGGCGTTGCCCGCGAGCCTCGACCACGCTCTCGAGTACATGGAGAGCTCCGAGCTCGTCGCCGAGACCCTGGGCGAGTCCGTGTTCAACTACGTGCTCCTCAACAAGCGCAAGGAGTGGGAGGCCTACCGCGGCCAGGTGACCCCGCTGGAGCTGAAGAACAACCTCGAGCTGCTCTGA
- the ppgK gene encoding polyphosphate--glucose phosphotransferase, with product MAKAIGVDIGGTGIKAGLVDLEHGTMASDRVRVPTPAGASPQDVLQAVQTVLKTLDVKDASLPLGVAFPAIVKRGKTLSAANVSKEWIDFDAEKFFRDGLGRNIVFVNDADAAGVAEARHGAARDVRGFTLLTTLGTGIGSAFLNDGVLLPNTELGHLNFREYESVETFAATSAREREGLSWSEWAERLQAFYSHIEFLFSPDLFVVGGGVSKNAGDFLPLLDLKTPIVPAIHRNNSGIIGAASLAGD from the coding sequence ATGGCAAAAGCGATCGGCGTCGACATCGGCGGCACGGGAATCAAGGCGGGTCTGGTCGACCTCGAACACGGCACCATGGCATCGGACCGGGTGAGGGTCCCCACCCCCGCGGGCGCATCTCCGCAGGATGTGCTCCAGGCGGTGCAGACCGTGCTGAAGACCCTCGACGTGAAGGACGCGTCGCTTCCGCTGGGCGTGGCGTTCCCCGCGATCGTCAAGCGCGGCAAGACCCTCTCCGCCGCCAACGTGTCGAAGGAATGGATCGACTTCGACGCCGAGAAGTTCTTCCGCGACGGACTCGGCCGCAACATCGTCTTCGTGAACGATGCGGATGCCGCGGGCGTCGCCGAGGCCCGGCACGGCGCTGCCCGTGACGTGCGCGGCTTCACCCTGCTCACCACGCTCGGCACCGGCATCGGCTCCGCGTTCCTGAACGACGGCGTGCTGCTTCCCAACACCGAGCTCGGGCACCTGAACTTCCGCGAGTACGAGTCGGTCGAGACCTTCGCCGCCACGTCTGCTCGCGAGCGCGAGGGCCTCAGCTGGTCGGAGTGGGCCGAGCGCCTGCAGGCCTTCTACTCGCACATCGAGTTCCTCTTCAGCCCCGACCTGTTCGTGGTCGGCGGCGGCGTCTCGAAGAACGCCGGCGACTTCCTGCCGCTGCTCGATCTCAAGACCCCGATCGTCCCGGCGATCCACCGGAACAATTCCGGCATCATCGGCGCAGCGTCGCTCGCTGGCGACTGA